One window of Robiginitalea biformata HTCC2501 genomic DNA carries:
- a CDS encoding ATP-dependent DNA ligase encodes MRAFAELIRTLDATNKTNVKVDALSSYFDSAPGPDKVWTIAILSHRRPPRPVNTRLLREWASELAGIPLWLFEESYHIVGDLAETIALVIPQSGNPDSGARSLSDYLEDIVALRGREESGKKAYLQENWQKLGFYERFVLTKFMTGGFRIGISQKLMTRALSQATGIGEDLLAFRLMGNWDPANTSFQELVLQEQQAENQSRPYPFYLAYPVDETPEDLGDPSAWLMEHKWDGIRAQLIVRGGTHFLWSRGEELITGSYPELADLAEALPDGTVIDGEILPYPKGQVGSFNDLQKRLGRKKVTNALLQKIPVILRAYDLLEWKGKDIRDLPYTERRALLDPLIEPLQADPNLPADLSATLEIKDWDAARKERGRARELRSEGLMLKRRASAYGVGRKKGDWWKWKVDPFTVDAVLTYAMRGHGRRSNLFTDYTFALWADTENGRELVTFAKAYSGLTDAEFRQVDAWIKRNTLERFGPVRSVKPEHVFEIAFEGIARSGRHKSGFATRFPRIVRWRKDKPISEANTLAELENMIP; translated from the coding sequence ATGAGGGCATTTGCGGAACTCATACGGACCCTGGATGCCACCAACAAGACGAACGTCAAGGTGGATGCCCTGAGCAGCTACTTCGACAGCGCCCCGGGGCCGGATAAGGTCTGGACCATCGCCATCCTTTCGCACCGCCGCCCACCCCGTCCGGTCAATACCCGCCTGCTTCGGGAATGGGCGTCGGAACTGGCGGGCATCCCGCTCTGGCTATTCGAGGAGAGTTACCATATCGTGGGCGATCTGGCTGAGACTATCGCCCTGGTGATCCCGCAGTCGGGGAACCCGGATTCGGGAGCCCGTTCCCTGTCCGATTACCTGGAGGACATCGTGGCGCTCAGGGGCCGTGAAGAATCCGGAAAAAAAGCCTACCTCCAGGAAAACTGGCAAAAACTGGGGTTCTATGAGCGATTTGTCCTCACCAAATTCATGACGGGCGGCTTCCGGATCGGGATCAGCCAGAAACTCATGACCCGGGCCCTGTCGCAGGCCACGGGCATCGGGGAAGACCTGCTCGCCTTCCGGCTGATGGGCAATTGGGACCCGGCCAATACGAGTTTCCAAGAGTTGGTGTTGCAGGAGCAGCAGGCCGAAAATCAGTCCCGACCCTACCCCTTCTACCTGGCCTATCCGGTGGATGAGACGCCCGAAGACCTGGGGGATCCCTCGGCATGGCTGATGGAGCACAAATGGGATGGGATCCGGGCGCAACTCATTGTGCGCGGGGGGACCCATTTCCTCTGGAGTCGGGGCGAAGAGTTGATCACCGGGAGCTACCCGGAACTCGCGGACCTGGCGGAGGCCCTGCCCGACGGCACGGTCATCGACGGGGAGATACTGCCCTACCCCAAGGGACAGGTAGGAAGCTTCAACGACCTGCAAAAGCGACTGGGCCGTAAAAAAGTCACCAACGCCCTGCTTCAGAAGATTCCGGTAATCCTCAGGGCCTACGACCTGCTGGAATGGAAAGGCAAGGACATTCGGGACCTGCCCTATACGGAGCGCCGGGCCCTGCTCGACCCGCTGATCGAACCCCTGCAGGCAGACCCCAACTTGCCGGCAGACCTCTCGGCAACGCTGGAAATCAAGGACTGGGATGCGGCCCGGAAAGAACGCGGGCGGGCACGGGAACTCCGGAGCGAGGGGCTCATGCTCAAACGACGGGCATCGGCTTACGGCGTGGGAAGGAAAAAAGGGGATTGGTGGAAGTGGAAGGTAGACCCCTTCACGGTGGATGCCGTGCTCACCTATGCCATGCGCGGCCATGGACGGCGCAGCAACCTTTTTACGGATTACACCTTTGCGCTCTGGGCCGATACGGAAAACGGCCGCGAGCTGGTTACGTTTGCCAAGGCGTATTCCGGACTGACGGATGCCGAATTCCGGCAGGTGGATGCCTGGATCAAGCGGAATACCCTGGAGCGTTTTGGTCCGGTCCGTTCCGTGAAGCCCGAACACGTTTTTGAAATTGCCTTTGAGGGGATTGCCCGGTCCGGGCGGCATAAAAGCGGCTTTGCCACCCGTTTTCCGCGGATCGTCCGCTGGCGGAAAGACAAACCCATTTCCGAGGCAAACACGCTTGCGGAACTCGAAAACATGATCCCCTGA
- the fbp gene encoding class 1 fructose-bisphosphatase, which produces MQRKNKTLGEFIIENQQEFQYSTGELSKLINAIRLAAKVVNHEVNKAGLVDILGAAGETNIQGESQQKLDVLANEKFKQTLQNREIVCGIASEEEDDFITINSQDEQHQNKYVVLIDPLDGSSNIDVNVSVGTIFSIYRRVTPIGSPVSLEDFLQPGVNQVAAGYIIYGTSTMLVYTTGHGVNGFTLNPAIGTFYLSHPNMQFPETGRIYSVNEGNYTHFPQGVKDYIKYCQKEEDDRPYTSRYIGSLVSDFHRNMIKGGIYIYPKSSTAFNGKLRLLYECNPMAYLAEQAGGRASDGYRRILEITPTELHQRVPFFCGSRKMVEKAESFMAQYA; this is translated from the coding sequence ATGCAGAGAAAAAACAAGACCCTCGGGGAGTTCATCATTGAGAACCAGCAGGAATTCCAGTATTCCACGGGCGAATTGTCCAAACTGATCAACGCGATCCGCCTTGCAGCCAAGGTGGTTAACCACGAGGTGAATAAGGCCGGGCTGGTGGACATCCTGGGAGCTGCCGGCGAAACGAATATCCAGGGTGAGAGCCAGCAGAAACTCGATGTGCTGGCCAATGAAAAATTCAAACAGACATTGCAGAACCGGGAGATCGTCTGCGGCATTGCCTCGGAGGAAGAAGACGATTTCATCACCATCAATTCCCAGGACGAACAGCACCAAAACAAATACGTCGTACTGATAGACCCCCTGGACGGCTCGTCAAATATCGACGTGAATGTGTCGGTGGGAACCATATTTTCGATCTACCGGCGGGTCACCCCCATCGGGTCGCCTGTGTCCCTGGAGGACTTTTTGCAACCCGGGGTGAACCAGGTAGCGGCCGGGTATATTATCTACGGCACCTCCACGATGCTCGTCTATACCACCGGGCACGGGGTAAACGGCTTTACCCTCAACCCGGCCATCGGCACGTTTTACCTCTCCCACCCCAACATGCAGTTTCCGGAAACGGGCCGTATCTACTCGGTCAACGAAGGGAATTACACGCACTTTCCGCAGGGGGTCAAAGACTATATCAAATACTGCCAGAAGGAAGAGGACGACCGGCCCTACACGTCCCGGTACATCGGTTCCCTGGTATCGGATTTCCACCGGAATATGATCAAGGGGGGCATCTACATCTACCCAAAGAGCAGTACGGCCTTCAACGGCAAACTCCGGTTGCTCTACGAATGCAACCCAATGGCTTACCTGGCCGAACAGGCCGGGGGCAGGGCATCGGACGGGTACCGCCGGATCCTGGAGATTACGCCTACAGAACTGCACCAGCGCGTGCCGTTTTTCTGCGGGAGCCGTAAAATGGTGGAGAAAGCCGAGTCCTTTATGGCGCAATACGCCTGA
- a CDS encoding TerB family tellurite resistance protein, translating into MPILDLYNHSEKRRNLAHFAAIASLAAVDGAVNPAEKEILDRFAQKLNITDAEYKEVMKKENKYPIEAPFEMKKRYERLYDFFRIIFSDHGIDAEEEDLVRKYAIGIGFSSEMADKVLKSSTEIFSGQIPFEDYLLLMERRK; encoded by the coding sequence ATGCCCATTTTAGATTTATACAACCACTCCGAGAAACGCCGCAACCTGGCGCACTTTGCAGCCATCGCCTCCCTGGCGGCCGTTGACGGAGCGGTCAACCCGGCGGAAAAGGAAATCCTGGACCGTTTTGCCCAGAAACTCAATATCACCGATGCCGAATATAAGGAGGTGATGAAGAAGGAAAACAAATACCCGATTGAGGCCCCCTTCGAGATGAAGAAGCGCTACGAGCGGCTCTACGATTTCTTCCGGATCATCTTCTCGGACCACGGAATCGACGCGGAAGAAGAGGATCTGGTACGCAAGTACGCTATCGGGATCGGCTTCAGCTCAGAAATGGCCGACAAGGTGCTTAAAAGTTCTACGGAAATTTTCAGCGGGCAGATTCCGTTTGAAGACTACCTGCTGCTCATGGAGCGCCGGAAGTAA
- a CDS encoding ligase-associated DNA damage response exonuclease, with protein MEKPLLEFTDRGIYCPPADVYLDPWKPVDRALISHGHADHSRPGHGRYITHHRNVPIIRHRLGDIRVSGREWGESFTVNGVRFSFHPAGHIIGSSQIRAEYQGEVWVFSGDYKTEDDGLATPYEPVRCHSFITECTFGLPAFKWRPQAEVLGDINAWWARNREGGKTSVLLAYSLGKAQRLLAGLDPDIGRIYTHGAIENMTEVLRPLAGFPETTRVTGETTREELRGNLVLAPPSAHGSTWMRRMVPYEVAAASGWMAFRGARRRRAVDQGFVLSDHCDWQGLLDSIRATGAERVICTHGYAHIFSRFLAENGYDARTEETQYEGETPENDTQVVT; from the coding sequence ATGGAAAAACCGCTTCTGGAATTCACCGACAGGGGCATTTACTGCCCGCCTGCCGACGTCTACCTGGACCCCTGGAAACCCGTGGACCGCGCCCTGATTTCCCACGGCCATGCCGACCACAGCCGGCCCGGTCACGGCCGGTATATCACCCATCATAGAAACGTACCGATTATCCGCCACCGGCTGGGCGATATCCGCGTCAGTGGCCGGGAATGGGGGGAATCCTTTACCGTCAACGGCGTGCGCTTTAGTTTTCACCCGGCCGGACATATTATCGGATCGTCCCAGATTCGGGCGGAATACCAGGGGGAAGTCTGGGTGTTTTCGGGCGACTATAAAACCGAAGACGACGGCCTGGCCACGCCGTATGAACCTGTGCGTTGCCATAGTTTTATCACGGAATGCACATTTGGGTTGCCGGCGTTTAAATGGCGGCCGCAAGCGGAAGTACTGGGGGATATCAACGCCTGGTGGGCGCGGAACCGGGAAGGGGGGAAAACCTCCGTTTTGCTCGCCTATTCCCTGGGAAAAGCCCAACGACTCCTGGCTGGCCTGGACCCGGACATCGGCCGGATCTATACCCACGGGGCCATTGAAAATATGACGGAAGTACTGCGCCCGCTGGCCGGATTCCCGGAAACCACCCGGGTAACCGGGGAAACCACGAGGGAGGAACTCCGCGGCAACCTCGTTCTGGCCCCGCCCAGCGCCCATGGCAGTACCTGGATGCGGCGGATGGTGCCCTATGAGGTAGCCGCTGCCAGCGGCTGGATGGCTTTTCGGGGGGCAAGGCGCCGGCGTGCGGTAGACCAGGGTTTTGTCCTGAGCGACCACTGCGACTGGCAGGGGCTGCTTGATAGCATCCGGGCCACCGGGGCGGAGCGCGTCATCTGCACGCACGGATACGCCCATATTTTTTCGCGCTTCCTGGCCGAAAACGGGTACGACGCACGTACAGAGGAAACCCAATACGAGGGGGAAACCCCCGAAAACGACACGCAGGTAGTGACATGA